ctattaacacatcatgtgccagtttgggtacaatacccaccttgaaatctaaagaaccaaactctgtttcaaaaaaaacatcaacagtggaatattcatgattatccccatgtatacaacaaattgccactctttgtgaactgtttccctgtttcttcttaatgggcaagaggtattcggacactagtgtgaccatgctcccagagtcaagaagtgcccgaaccctcttaccattaacctttacaaatgcccacagatggttattcaaggggtcctctgggctagggcccatacattgggacaacagcgaataaggttccacgctgttgcattgcatgggctcatcatttagtgggcagatttttgctgtgtggcccctctcatgacaatttacacatttgggtacatagtctgtgtcccacttagagccttttcccggctccccatgttggctattgcccttagtgtgcgaaccactgttgctggtgctgcgtgaaggtggtcgccgctcttcagtgccccttaaccccggtacccttttaccgtctctggaagagtcctggaacctcgggtagtggggttgctccacgactgtgggttgcgggtgctcttctgctgcattgtacctttctacgagggccacaagctcatccgcattgtgggggtcactccgactgacccaacggcgtaaggcagagggaagtttcctcaagaactggtccatgaccaaccgttccacgatgtggctggctgagttgatctcgggttgtagccacttccgggcgaggtggatgaggtcatacatctggcttcgggtggctttatccatcgtgaaggaccatgcgtgaaacctttgggcgcgaacagccgtggttacgccgaggcgggcgaggatctcgaacttcaattttgcatagacgttagcttcggctggctctagatcaaagtaagccttctggggttcgccgcttaggaagggtgcgattagaccagcccactcagcttctggccatccctctctctgtgccgtgcgttcaaacgtgagaagataggcttccacatcatccgagggtcccatcttctgaaggtagtggcttgccctggtcattttcggaactggggctgccgctgccagtggaaggttactgatagtccccctcaggatctcgagttcctgctgtaagccctgagcgaaccgctgttgctcctctctcagcaagcggtttgtctcttgctggtttgcattcgcgttttgcagggcttcattcgtctgttgctggtttgcattcgcctgttgctggttggcattcgcctgttgctggttggcattaatctcttgctgggctattagcagctgttgatgggctgcattcgtctgctgctggtttgcattagtttcttgctgggctattaacagctgttgctgggtttcattcgcgtctttctgggcagcgacattgcgtaccagcgcacccaccacgtcttccatcttgtttgcagaggatgaaaaaaactttttttttttttttttttttttttcaaagttcttcaacccgcagaccccctagtgctctgcccgcattctccaccatatgtgacaaacggcttactccggggctccgtcgtttgtccgggactgtttagaacacggtcttttagggtaggttaaatgatgaggcgtcacgtactgttcctttaaacaggctatgcctggtttattcagtcccaggcactgagactgccacagtgcatacaacagaaaacagatcaaaacaaaagctgctcacctgagcgataacttaacttagatatccctgactcagggttggaagtggcttttccacttccaacatcaaaacacggtacttttgcagtcttacacaaatgaacagaaagattgaacctgtttggggaagaggcttctcccctctgtagttcagcagccttccagcctcctggctcttgtggggagaccagagcaaacaggaaatcagtctttcatacctgattcctaattagcatgacaggtgacagaaatcaggcagcagacaaactctggtctggatctctcatccctcagttccagcgcttgccaaactgtgggatggagtgtatgtattataaggctgcactcccaggccaaacaggatagaaactgtctagtatcctgggagccctatatacggaatttattaccatcccctggtttctgtcacaatatatatagtgtatattgtactatatgtatagtgtgtgtgtgtgtgtgtgtgtgtgtatatatgtatatgtatatgtatatgtatatgtatatatatatatatatatatatatatatatatatatatataatgtatctttttttttttttatattgcaggagtacacacaacatattgatggcagtaagtaggccttgtatgaaacctattcaaatggtgataaacatgagtgaattaagtaataaacatttgtttgcacccaataatgttagaggctcacacttagtatagttgtcaaacattaggcctgtattattaaaatagtgtgttttcacaaggaagcatgaagtgtatgttttttgtaaatacatctataccagtttagatagtactatatatatatacacacacacacacacacacacacacagtgtgtgtctgtgtgtgtgtgtgcatatatcaatacatactacatatattttagtataaattcagagatgttcttgaaacaagaacacataaatgattaaaggacaacattacaatggccaccaaaggtaagtaatatttaacacaaaatcctgctgtacacgtacaagaaagatgtttgcagttaaataggtgcttttataattgcatgaaaataatatgcacatgcaatgattacatcaattaacacacccaaatgcaatgttttgctgcaaagtcaatggcagcttctctaaacttagcaactggctcctggtggagcattactgaacagacgattaatacatcaatatttataacactattcattaattaggagtgttaacatttccaaaaattcacgtgtacaagaacatacttgaaagtttggaaacaacacagtcttcagcatacatacaatagtaattagataatctgaagtcaacaaaacaaggccaaagacatattttgtgaattttaaaatttattttttttgttctttttgcgagcgagtaacaggcctgcttgttgtctcttgaattttcctttttcttttgccaccaactttaggtacaacagagccactttgactggcctctggcacttcacgggcagggcttgtggccagtgactcacctacagggcttttgggcagtgactcacctacagggcttttgggtagtgactgttcacctacagggcttgtggccagtgactcacctacagggcttgtggccagtgactcacctacagggcttttgggcagcgattcacctacagggcttttgggcagcgattcacctacagggcttttgggcagtgactcacctacagggcttttgggtagtgactgttcacggacagggcttgtgcccactgacacatgtgagcaagttggtagacactgcacaagtgatggttggtctgtttcatgtgtgtcttgttttgtttttgtcgcctcctttgtaggtgtctgctgctgaatttgtacagatggcagcggtaggatgtcatcaggaacctgcacagcaatgtctgctacttgaccggtaacatttgggcctggtgaatgaatatcagatgaatgtggtgaaaactgacctgcatgaacagatcctggctgggaggtgttgaattgtggtacattagtcattctccagtaattagcttgtgtttgctgaacaactaatgcttcgaatgaggtgttgattttttgcaactgtttaggcacttcaatgaagactctgtggagatgtgccaattgtgaaactgtttcttcctgcagtgcaatcatcctttccagcactgtcatcaggtcagaatggcgacgattttctgcttccacaatttttccctcagaagctacaattgcatcatatgtggtttttgctggacgatttggcggtaaaacagtttcaattggaacctcttcatggtcacttgcttgtatttgtgtgtctatggcggcggcggcggcatcatcatcatcatcatcatcatcatcaaaatcctcttcatcatgttctacaaataaatgtacacattattaaatggcatgttaatctctgctgtgttactatgtaattgtactgtgtcataagtaacaactaacatgtttccatacgttttataacctcacattaaaaactaccttgacttaagaataatgtttggactcagtatgaaatatgagtgactgaaaacttgctgtaaactcacaactcctacatgatagttaacatcactaacacaatacaagttgccttacacttcattttcactgacactaagtaatcctatttaaagaagatgtgcaaaacaaataatgaacatgacaacataacatatagaagagcacatattatatggccaccaactgatacactcaccttctaggtgtgttgagctggctgacccaggtgaagacacttgttcagtctcaggtgacacatgtccttcaggggcaactatatataacaataacataagttttacatttacatgtgtaaatattgaacaaacagttattgtatgttctgtatttatgagtacctaacagcataatttccttaacccaaaatgtgtgtgtgaaagtgaacataaatagttgtaataacaatgtacatgcctgtgtacttagaacttttgagttccctaacataaaacatactatgttcctgcagtaatgcgtgaggataaatagataaaatttgtacataaaaatcatatgttgtgtagtgatatcagtatcataatgtacataactatcatgagatgaccattcacaatggttatcatgaaggtggtcatattgcaaaaagtgttgtttttggtagaggatatgtgtggtacattaatataagatgtggcacacatgaatgtggctgtgactaaacaagacaacacatgcagtgtgtgataatgtgtcgttgatagtagtagttcaactatagatatgagtgaactaatgtgtgacgtacgctttgataagtaatgagttgttggggcatttagtagctaaagtgaagctttcaaatgagtgtgattaacttcagttgtgctagtcaggttgtaagaacggtattcccttccccaaaaagcctaatcagccacacctttcaattacttgaaacaggtgaaaatggtgtgaactaagttgaccctaaaatgaggctgcaattagtgtgtgtgctgaaccccaccccctctgttgaagtgtatgctgtgatgagatattaattgcagctgctttaacacaatggtagatgagctaaatagtcgtgtgcagtttttaagttatgaaaacaatgacataaaatatgatacgtgtgcctcattatgctgtctgtatatgagttaaagcaaaaatggaccttttcataaacaactatagatgtgttagtgcaagtgatgtttgtaggccgttgcatgcaatatatttgatgcatgcttaaaataggcagtaatgtcatgtttgtcggagtaaaataaataaaatacacaataatattctacatatttctgttctgtacctgtagctagtaataatttctgattaacatgtgttacacatgtgtactaccctgttgttccccatcttcgcccaccatcaattgcttccactgcagcaatgcattttgggaattcacatgtaaatgagcacgcaatggcacgtgctatattagttactgcttttagtaggactacaacatatatgtctattttgagatatatatatatacagaatcagacatatacatatatagatacaggtatgcttatattgtgaagacagtataaaaagcagtgtaactatgcaaaataactgtaagcaacgacacgcctagtacagtaatatttctcacctggtggaaattgtgaggggtaaattcctatatcacggtcaccaggtaagccttccacgacgacgggaagtaattttgcccgaagcagctcctccaatggacttaatatgagacgttgtggtgtgggcccacctccagtgccagtagcatgcacgcgttggtgttgtattttctttttcaatttggacctaatatcatcaaatctcttgtgacaattccgcttgtccctcacatgattcccacacgcattgacaccaatgactattgtgtcccacatttcttttctgcttgctgaacttgtccgcccttgaaaaacatataaaatatatgaggtaaatgattaataatagaagcaccagtttcctacactgctagctgttccaagagatagcaaacatgctgttttatgtgtaatatgtgaagcacatgagcattcactactaaacctatacatgtaagcaaggttgcattcatattgtatgcagttatggcaaattgaccgcctgtgtttagttgtccttgtaaggcatgataaaaagctgtgtttccagactaattaacatagaaagatattgtgaacccatatttgcatatgaacaaaactcagatgacctaggatcacatgtatttgaataataaatgtaaaggtacacttacctagtaaatgtccatatatactgtcatagtgctccagaatgccagtgacaagagctgtattttcctggtcattgaagcgaggattacgtggcttctccacacgtttcttccgagcaggtttagggtcagagcttggctggtgctgactggactctccttcttccaatggaagagcctccaaaagctggccaccagcaagcacgccaccaccagacaccccatcagcaactgcgccaccagcagcactcacagcaccagcactcccactcctagcaccagcactcccactcctagcaccagcactcccactcccagcaacagcactcccactcccagcaacaacactcccactcccagcaacagcactcccactcacagcaatagcactcccactcacagcaacagcactcccagcaacagcactcccactcccagcaacagcactcccactcccagcaccagcactcccactcccagcaacaccactcggtgcaccagcaacatcactcccctgaacagtacgttcactccgacgcgtactcgcacgagtagcactcccactcccaccagcatcactcttcccacgctttgcgggcatacttccagcactcacaaaaaacagacaactaatgtacagccaatcacacgaaacacttccacatataaaacaagacaaagatgtaaacaaaacaacaatggacaaagctcacccaatacacaacaagtctctccgtcaatatgcaaatgttcaatcagccagctctgtgcgtctctctctctctcactcccaacaacacagagaatgattagcagtacacgttgcctttaaatatggcgcgcaatccaaaacatgcttgtttcgcctgattcagcaagatttgtgattgggcaacctatcagcaccccgccacgcacgccgatacacctgtgtgtgatcggataatcatcgtgagagtgggcggatttgttttcgggttgattttgaatgtattcggcacttactgcatacggagaggaaaaatcgccattaacatgactaatcggtaagcttgccgatttcacttaatcgacgcttactgcatgaggcccttagttcaCAACTTCTGGTCTAATCGCTCCTTTTACCCAACTCCCCCGAAAATATGTTAATTTTTAGTGGTCACCAGAATAAAATTCAGCCTTTGAGCGCCTGAAGACTCTTTATATCTGTCCTTGTCCTCATTCATCCGAGCCCAGAACTTCCATTCATAATGCAAGTTGATGCTTCTGACTCTGCCATTGGAGCTATCCTGTCTCAAAGGATTGGACAAAAGATGCTCTTTCACCCTTTCGCATTTTATTCTTATCAAATGTCATCACCTGAGAAGAACTATGACATTGGTAACAAAGAACTCTTGGTCATCAAGTCCATCTTTTctgaatggagacacctcttagaagAAGCCACTCACCTGTTACCATCCTTATCGATCATCGGAACTTGGAGTTTATTCGATCAACCAAAATACTGTCTGCCTGACAAGCTCAGTGGGCTCTATtcttttcacgattcaatttcctGATTTCGTACCGGCCTGGTTCTAAGAATCACAAAGCTGATGCTCTTTCCAGGTTGTCGCCTAACTCCTCTTCAAGTTTTGAATGTGAAGAAACCATTCTGCCCAAAAAAACATTTCCTTGGCGTCACTTTTTTTCTTACGATCTTCCCTCACGTATTAAGGGAGCCTATTCCAACTAACCATTCTTATGCCATCAACCACAGGATGTCAATTTAGTCTTTCAGAATTGCCTCTGGACCTACCAAGGTCACCTGTTTCTTCTAGAACACATACGATTAGAAGTTTTGCAACCTATGCATGACTAAACGTGCTGGACATCTGGGTGTTAAAAAAACACTGAAACTAGTGGCCCAAATTCCAGCAAAATGTACACAAATGTGTTTTATATTGTGAAACCTGTGCTAGGAACAAGACCCCTCGTATCTCTCCTCTGGGGTTACTACAGCTACTCCCTGTACTTACACATCCGTGGGGGTCCATCTCAATGAACAACATTGTTGAATTACCTCCATCCAGAGGATACAATACTATCCTGGTGGTGATAGACGATCTCACCAAAATGAGCCACTTTACAACCCCCAAAGGTCTCCCTACTGCGGACAAGACTGCAGAGCTAATAATTCAAGGAATCTTCCACCTTCACAGGATGCCAGATAAGTAATATCTGACAGGGCGATACAGTATACGTCCAAATTCTGGAGAGGCTTCTTTTCCACACTGAGAATCGTCCTCAATCTATCCTACAGCTTTCATCCCCAGTCAAATGGGCAGGCTGAAAGAACCAACTAGACCCTGGAACAATATTTGTGATGTTTTGTCAGCCACCTCCAGAATGACTGGGCTGCATTTTTGACTCAGTTCACCTACAATAATGCTCTGCATAGTTTAACTCAGAAAGGccaatttttttaaagttatggaTATCGCCCAACCTTTATTCCTTGACTACCAGTCTCCTGTTCCATTGCTGCTGTCTCAGAGAGACTTTCTGAAGGTTTAGTGGTAAGCATGTCAGTTGGtatatgtatttgtatactgtatgtgctacGTATGTGAATTCCCATCGGAATACCTCGTGTTTGTATCTTATCCGTTGGCAATTGAAAAGTCTAATAAAACGATAAACTGTATGGAAAAAATgcatatattacatacatatatatgtttagatatacaaataaaatgagtGCGCTAACTACTACGGTCTACTGTATAAATAACCCAAATAAAACACCACTTGGTgaggtgaaaaaataataaatatgcaaCCTCTATATAGacctggcgtctgcagctgtagtaAGGGTAGAGGAACCCCTAGAGCAACTGTAAAAAaggaacaaaagcgcaaacgcacatagtgaagtatgcaaagtaatatatatatattgtttagggtaagatatctgcgtacatcagattagaaagttaccagcatttcatgtacattaACATGAGTGAGTGGAGATGATGCATCTGCCGCCAACCATCTGGGGATCTTCCTTAATGCAGCACGGCACACTCTGCAGCTGAGGACAAGCCTCCGTTTGAGTCCTTCTTTGGGTTACAGGAGTCTAGTTGAAGAGCTTCACTCGAGGGGAACTCCGTTCATCTCTCCTAGCCTCGTTACCGGCTCCGT
Above is a genomic segment from Ascaphus truei isolate aAscTru1 chromosome 10, aAscTru1.hap1, whole genome shotgun sequence containing:
- the LOC142503352 gene encoding uncharacterized protein LOC142503352, with translation MLLLYIVAPEGHVSPETEQVSSPGSASSTHLEEHDEEDFDDDDDDDDDAAAAAIDTQIQASDHEEVPIETVLPPNRPAKTTYDAIVASEGKIVEAENRRHSDLMTVLERMIALQEETVSQLAHLHRVFIEVPKQLQKINTSFEALVVQQTQANYWRMTNVPQFNTSQPGSVHAGQFSPHSSDIHSPGPNVTGQVADIAVQVPDDILPLPSVQIQQQTPTKEATKTKQDTHETDQPSLVQCLPTCSHVSVGTSPVREQSLPKSPVGESLPKSPVGESLPKSPVGESLPKSPVGESLATSPVGESLATSPVGEQSLPKSPVGESLPKSPVGESLATSPAREVPEASQSGSVVPKVGGKRKRKIQETTSRPVTRSQKEQKK